From the Helicobacter pylori genome, one window contains:
- a CDS encoding outer membrane beta-barrel protein has protein sequence MGRIESKKRLKAFIFLASLGVLWGNAAEKTPFFKTKNHIYLGFRLGTGASTRTSMWQQAYKDNPTCPSSVCYGEKLEAHYKGGKNLSYTGQIGDEIAFDKYHILGLRVWGDVEYAKAQLGQKVGGNTLLSQANYNPSAIKTYDPISNAQGPLVLQKTPNPQDFLFNNGHFMAFGLNVNVFVNLPIDTLLKLALKTEKMLFFKIGVFGGGGVEYAILWSPSYQNQNTQQDDKFFAAGGGFFVNFGGSLYIGKHNRFNVGLKIPYYSLSAQNWKNFGFNNVWQQQTIRQNFSVFRNKEVFVSYAFLF, from the coding sequence ATGGGTAGAATTGAATCAAAAAAGCGTTTGAAAGCGTTCATTTTTTTAGCCAGTTTGGGGGTTTTGTGGGGCAATGCGGCTGAAAAAACGCCTTTTTTTAAAACGAAAAACCACATTTATTTGGGTTTTAGGCTAGGCACAGGGGCTAGCACGCGCACAAGCATGTGGCAACAAGCCTATAAAGACAACCCCACTTGCCCTAGCAGCGTGTGTTATGGTGAGAAATTAGAAGCCCATTATAAGGGGGGTAAAAATTTGTCTTATACCGGGCAAATAGGCGATGAAATAGCTTTTGATAAATACCATATTTTAGGCTTAAGGGTGTGGGGGGATGTAGAATACGCTAAAGCGCAATTAGGCCAAAAAGTGGGGGGTAACACCCTTTTATCCCAAGCGAATTATAACCCAAGCGCGATTAAAACCTACGATCCTATTTCAAACGCTCAAGGCCCTTTAGTTTTACAAAAAACCCCAAACCCCCAAGATTTCCTTTTCAATAACGGGCATTTCATGGCGTTTGGTTTGAACGTGAATGTGTTTGTCAATCTCCCTATAGACACCCTTTTAAAACTCGCTTTAAAAACAGAAAAAATGCTGTTTTTTAAAATAGGCGTGTTTGGTGGGGGTGGGGTGGAATACGCAATCTTGTGGAGTCCTAGTTATCAAAATCAAAACACGCAACAAGACGATAAATTTTTTGCCGCAGGTGGGGGGTTTTTTGTGAATTTTGGAGGCTCTTTGTATATAGGCAAACACAACCGCTTCAATGTGGGGCTTAAAATCCCTTATTACAGCTTGAGCGCGCAAAATTGGAAAAACTTCGGCTTTAACAATGTGTGGCAGCAACAAACGATCCGACAAAACTTCAGCGTTTTTAGGAATAAAGAAGTTTTTGTGAGCTATGCGTTTCTGTTTTAG
- a CDS encoding tRNA dihydrouridine synthase: MDFKNKKWLFLAPLAGYTDLPFRSVVKKFGVDVTTSEMVSSHSLVYAFDKTSKMLEKSPLEDHFMAQISGSKEGVVKEAVEKINALDHVSGIDFNCGCPAPKVANHGNGSGLLKDLNHLVKLLKVIRENTNKKITSVKVRLGFEKKIPKEIAHALNDAPVDYVVVHGRTRSDKYQKDKIDYESIALMKGILKKPVIANGEIDSVKKAFEVLQITQADGLMIGRAALRAPWIFWQIRNNTTELPAVVKKDLVLEHFDKMVEFYGNRGVIMFRKNLHAYAKGKMQASAFRNCVNTLTEIKSMRESIEEFFNQEMLQSEVPLWVELNQKSV; encoded by the coding sequence ATGGACTTTAAAAATAAAAAATGGCTTTTTCTGGCCCCTCTAGCAGGCTATACGGATTTGCCTTTTAGAAGCGTGGTGAAAAAATTTGGCGTGGACGTTACCACTAGCGAAATGGTGAGTTCGCATTCGTTAGTGTATGCGTTTGATAAAACTTCTAAAATGTTGGAAAAATCCCCTTTAGAAGATCATTTCATGGCGCAAATTTCAGGCTCTAAAGAGGGCGTAGTCAAAGAAGCGGTGGAGAAAATCAACGCTTTAGATCATGTGAGCGGGATTGATTTTAATTGCGGTTGTCCTGCCCCTAAAGTGGCTAATCATGGTAATGGTAGCGGGCTATTGAAGGATTTAAACCACTTGGTGAAGCTTTTAAAAGTGATTAGAGAAAACACCAATAAAAAGATCACAAGCGTGAAAGTGCGTTTAGGTTTTGAAAAGAAAATCCCTAAAGAAATCGCTCATGCCTTAAATGATGCGCCGGTGGATTATGTGGTGGTGCATGGGAGGACACGAAGCGACAAATACCAAAAAGACAAAATAGATTATGAAAGCATCGCTTTAATGAAAGGGATTTTAAAAAAGCCGGTGATAGCCAATGGCGAAATTGACAGCGTGAAAAAGGCCTTTGAAGTTTTGCAAATCACGCAGGCTGATGGGCTAATGATAGGGCGAGCAGCCTTAAGAGCCCCATGGATATTTTGGCAAATCAGAAACAACACCACCGAATTACCCGCAGTCGTGAAAAAAGATCTGGTTTTAGAACATTTTGATAAAATGGTGGAGTTTTATGGGAATAGGGGGGTGATCATGTTCAGGAAAAATTTGCATGCTTACGCTAAGGGCAAAATGCAAGCGAGCGCGTTTCGTAATTGTGTCAATACCCTTACAGAAATAAAGAGCATGCGAGAGAGCATAGAGGAATTTTTTAATCAAGAAATGTTACAAAGTGAAGTGCCATTATGGGTAGAATTGAATCAAAAAAGCGTTTGA
- the tilS gene encoding tRNA lysidine(34) synthetase TilS translates to MIARDFKNYLESLREGKNLLGFSGGLDSTCLFFLLVGENIAFDIALVDYNTQKQRLEIIQHAQKLAKTHHKKCYIHYAPKIARNFEMQARKIRYDFFETLIKEHSYKHLILAHHLNDRLEWFLMQLSKGAGLNTLLSFQAYEKRESYAIVRPLLYTPKDTLKTLAKDREFFEDDSNSSLKFKRNFFRKNYANSLMQHYSKGIIQSFKFLDKEKERLYPLMPVSQMHGITFFKRSQNALFMVDKILKQKGYVLSFSQKEEIKRHFFSLEIAQKFIIESDKEHVFIALKPQKTLSMPKDFKDRARRLNIPKRLRPVLYAEFLKQPTHDFLTRFKQSLMDL, encoded by the coding sequence TTGATAGCGCGAGATTTTAAAAATTATTTAGAGTCTTTAAGGGAGGGGAAAAATTTATTGGGTTTTTCGGGTGGGTTGGATTCCACTTGCTTGTTTTTTCTTTTAGTTGGAGAAAACATCGCCTTTGACATCGCTTTAGTGGATTATAACACGCAAAAACAACGCCTTGAAATCATCCAACACGCTCAAAAACTCGCAAAAACACACCATAAAAAATGCTACATCCATTACGCCCCAAAAATCGCGCGCAATTTTGAAATGCAAGCGAGAAAGATCCGTTATGATTTTTTTGAAACCCTAATCAAAGAGCATTCTTACAAGCATTTGATTTTAGCGCACCATTTGAATGACAGGCTGGAATGGTTTTTGATGCAATTAAGTAAAGGCGCTGGATTAAACACGCTTTTAAGCTTTCAAGCCTATGAAAAAAGAGAATCTTATGCGATCGTTCGCCCCTTGCTCTACACCCCTAAAGACACCCTTAAAACGCTCGCTAAAGATCGGGAATTTTTTGAAGACGATTCTAATTCTTCTTTAAAATTCAAACGCAATTTTTTCAGGAAAAATTACGCTAACTCCTTGATGCAACATTATTCTAAGGGCATTATCCAAAGTTTTAAATTTTTGGATAAAGAAAAAGAGCGGCTTTATCCTTTGATGCCCGTTTCACAAATGCATGGGATCACTTTTTTTAAGCGTTCGCAAAACGCGCTGTTTATGGTGGATAAAATCTTAAAGCAAAAGGGGTATGTGTTGAGCTTTTCTCAAAAAGAAGAAATCAAACGCCATTTTTTTAGCTTAGAAATCGCTCAAAAATTCATTATTGAAAGCGACAAAGAGCATGTGTTTATCGCTCTTAAACCCCAAAAAACTCTAAGCATGCCAAAGGATTTTAAAGACAGAGCCAGGAGGTTGAATATCCCCAAACGCTTACGGCCTGTTTTATACGCAGAGTTTTTAAAACAACCAACGCATGATTTTTTAACCCGTTTTAAACAGAGTTTAATGGATCTGTAA
- a CDS encoding HP0729 family protein, whose product MNHLLILYNPYYQQDVIQQHLSVLQEKSQVGFGKIRSKLNDQEKQDSLEEIYKATNEENFLQLFLTDYANLFAAKVIKVSKDIDESLIPSYYKEKKLEVENFFIISDLRELVREDFSLLRDQFLANFIAPNNHTYAIYGNNYVYPLPVRLKEERSYFLGDEKHYLSVYKSKEYLTMQENFMRFVFGKRLFYLLHPDSINNIIHAELELLQSENDLLNDFTSIIVKYTKTLEYEIYTFAKQVLLKACKKDPSLYDLAYKVQGKSFTLKDFFTKKPNLGSINFLLRHEKIQDHLEENLKRFINYPFSRSLSLIQNIRNEAVHAKTPGLNEVEKLRNEILSIEGASLLKGVLTHKETS is encoded by the coding sequence ATGAACCACCTTTTAATCCTCTACAATCCTTACTACCAACAAGATGTCATCCAACAGCATTTAAGCGTTTTGCAGGAAAAATCCCAAGTGGGTTTTGGTAAAATCCGATCAAAGCTCAACGATCAAGAAAAGCAAGACTCCTTAGAAGAGATTTACAAAGCCACCAATGAAGAAAATTTTTTGCAGCTTTTTTTGACCGATTACGCTAATTTATTTGCCGCTAAGGTGATAAAGGTTTCTAAGGATATTGATGAGAGTTTGATCCCTAGCTATTATAAAGAAAAAAAATTGGAAGTGGAAAACTTTTTTATTATCAGCGATTTAAGGGAATTAGTCAGGGAAGACTTCAGCCTTTTAAGGGATCAATTTTTAGCCAATTTCATCGCGCCCAACAACCACACTTACGCCATTTATGGGAATAATTATGTCTATCCTTTGCCGGTGAGGTTGAAAGAAGAGCGTTCTTATTTTTTAGGCGATGAAAAGCATTATCTGAGCGTGTATAAAAGCAAAGAATATTTAACCATGCAAGAAAATTTCATGCGTTTTGTTTTTGGCAAAAGGCTTTTTTACCTCTTACACCCTGACAGCATCAACAACATCATTCATGCCGAATTAGAGCTTTTACAAAGCGAAAACGATCTTTTGAATGATTTTACCAGCATCATCGTCAAATACACCAAAACCTTAGAATACGAAATTTATACTTTTGCTAAACAAGTTCTTTTAAAGGCTTGCAAAAAAGATCCCAGCCTTTATGATTTAGCTTATAAAGTCCAAGGAAAATCTTTTACGCTTAAAGATTTTTTCACTAAAAAGCCTAATCTTGGGAGCATTAATTTTTTACTCAGACACGAAAAAATCCAAGACCATTTAGAAGAAAACTTAAAAAGATTCATCAATTATCCTTTTTCAAGAAGCCTAAGCCTCATTCAAAACATCCGCAACGAAGCCGTTCATGCAAAAACTCCAGGTTTGAATGAAGTGGAAAAACTCAGGAATGAAATTTTAAGCATAGAAGGCGCGAGCTTACTCAAAGGCGTTTTAACCCACAAGGAAACTTCATAA